In one Andrena cerasifolii isolate SP2316 chromosome 2, iyAndCera1_principal, whole genome shotgun sequence genomic region, the following are encoded:
- the LOC143378947 gene encoding uncharacterized protein LOC143378947 isoform X3 has translation MSNSLDSFLTRIGDVTIERVTPRSGNKPNETLISHETSTNTNMNNVEPQTGNDESSEESSGETSDGEHDKKNDTLQSEEIEEIRSEGSGDDMDLDETIDSQIGVRMESERQHHSSPEEDDDEPVNILDTLPLEGAPIEGQEVSEADLLGKPISKDTDDEESIEHESDKHEGHSMEEENTENNKRHADSEHSDTTKKKQRKDNGSDGTTSECETKAEKKLANMRRNIREVMDETQLDEATLSAQRQEMERLRRVQEQQRIIREVQRQIAINRQNNKTQTRVISLLQGKQNQVGTTISQSSSSSFSPTPVRLPNTVLLKVNSGSGTGSQTASSIQASQAQRRAVDGSRWQKGRGVYQGAQTSISRVPNRSTGPNMLQQRIRMMTPSVSISPVVPKKEPMDRSEYYSDSEISDIEAEEAFREQQILSAKKMSIGPKSQKPTKGKDVVTISSSSESSDDDCIVLSDPSGEEETDNEDDPSNSGMHTNDRYNIPDEHGRVLINVGHPETEPDVYLAPQVARIIKPHQIGGIRFLYDNIVESIERYKTSSGFGCILAHSMGLGKTLQVASFCDIFFRCTTAKTVLCIMPINTLQNWLAEFNMWLPYEDPNAPEKHHKGTNIKSEPGSEFKQEVKDECGNQSDISNMSRPISTESAHHFGQENTSQTMNIMSENPYAHQGYETHNMMSGYAQDNMLNKNMPDTPIHVSENYQNDIPQNALYNTNPNPISNFDSMKSEVNCHGMQQRSNMPDTKFGVENQNSGNMYPGLENRPQAPMYSSMEPRNPSTLYSAGENHHPGSIYSNYDNSTNTFPNYTNRPSQESDQESRNECFKSNLSSVNTEINVKKEPEETIKKEEGTCTTKEEITNEEKKDVEKIKTPYSVDSPIGVETRSRHFRLHILNDSHKTMTARARIIQDWQVGGGVLLIGYELYRQLSLKKPNKAKRKRGQPFKDTVDVEEEDKNKGLLDEMHVALVNPGPDLVICDEGHRIKNSHASISMALKQMRTKRRIVLTGYPLQNNLLEYWCMVDFVRPNYLGTKSEFCNMFERPIQNGQCIDSTPQDIRLMRYRAHVLHALLEGFVQRRSHSVLQVSLPRKEEYILLVRMTPHQRKLYDTFMNQVVKTRAVPNPLKAFAVCCKIWNHPDILYHFLRKRQANEEDDLDLEETIGEKPAAGGKRSKARQPKGETKKGKKTNTTIKNKPAASVQPNASSSSNTDNVESDSSHTTSKQNNYSNYSMPVSNSGYSNSVPQNSYSHGYQNYRPNDQTTYYRNDNNHGEYNEFYNNQGPQRYGNQSFQTYAQNPGYSTSQNYPNQSQNYMPNNEQPANNHSQRYPAASSNSEFRSDQNQGSNYEVPGMFSRQPYPYQDHGRNYASNLNQGSNNYPQVPNQSSFQSQMPNQSTNIPMPDYSPYTPNQPQNYNSAPAQTNSMYSRNESQPIQNSTLGYGTNQQSQNPAPQTPAAGYIPNQQGQSTAPGQNRGFSPNQQNQSLTLQNSSHSYTGPQSQNMPLSNQPHNYPTQVNTNSSSQTSLTFNQQSPNPMSQGQPHTYMTNPSSQPSVPQNQMRGYPTSAQNQINVPQSSSSYPTGQSAPNAPTQTHGYPQDQQGPVSNAQNAMHGYSHLVPSSAPQNQSSYPPTAQNQTGAPSGPNHAYSSNHQGSAPMPQTPTHRYGTSQQGQVAQSQSQSLTYSQNQQTPASSLNQNDQLYPRPDSQQAQNYTPTSNTPHEFSTDRQSGSSSSNSTNTYSVSQTQSQNTVLSSYSSDGTHQNQVGQMKGPEDPYWQRNYSQPFRSDQCNDPYYRDVNPNVNRYQNNYFSSQNYQNQSYDYANNHNSDVNSRSDDSKSQQSTAHVQTSGPCDKNNKEMTSSVGVQSQPIHQSNVSTSSSYSSESSCQTPISRSMQSLSTSHSPRLSQSDSIKEDEREKEDLLDKDKEDKSDDEILTKDEEKDCKSFSGGKEDPGIPYDWATELMKGYVPGLIDASAKMTIFFCILEEAIKLGDRVLAFSQSLFTLNLIEDFLARNSLKHPDGQTDAWIKNVNYYRLDGSTSALEREKLINEFNNNPKIHLFLVSTRAGSLGINLVGANRAIVFDASWNPCHDTQAVCRVYRYGQQKPCFVYRLVTDNCLERKIYDRQISKQGMADRVVDQCNPDAHLSLKEATTLSWDWEEDSQVQDFSQTKDTYTDEVMHRVLERHSSLLTKQPFHHESLLVDRKDKKLSQAEKRLARRGYELEKMAANCSRPSYNYVPGNTATRAGGLQIRAIRGGDSSTTSKPVASVRPMQQRGAEGLGSRGVTGSRWIPVEVWQRQGMSAQEMTLPLDVVIPTNSPDKGSIVLKAGQRVMVLKSPKGIYMQLESGKIIAIRTALKLNQQKREEEPKKGVASMTQRSSKPEVGFPLRNNSAISIIPKSSSSNQTSARPITKPGTGPNYRPFADKEISKRPKPVATATAKPYMSQVTLTNQVSLSRLPKVKQEPVDHSALGDNSNSSDGQVRTEQRVEEVRLEDVVAESSEENNQMYTSDNVTVQGVQTQHDQTETDLISNINKQCSPSMENQLTKTNDTLTNYGHAFQTRQEKRDASNDEIIIEDAPQVTPQIQPQIPSQIQSQMPPQVSQVPQQMSSQVPIQVPPQVQPQVQLQVQPQVQPQVQPQGPPQVPPQIPPQLSSHVGTQSTPAPLQPLVTQQPTPSTMQVPPTPTLRSTEIPKSATESTIALSTASVCTGTSTMTSPKTTESSIREISVQGEPNVPQGYPYAQYPRYYDYTDPRSRSLSTPYGTYFPGVPPHATNPRLPIDTAKSQPDLGKPMEERAMVNVSAAYSQVPNTTAKTLANTTEAKGAETVVTTTVAATPSRDDAHIPTAFSHPTSSRYPGPYPPGPYDPYSQHYPPAPGSSAAYPPSGAPGYPAYGGPTYNTDYARMYTAFHGPPPPADPYIHRGYAPPSTHPPNYYPPFPHPPPPYPNYSFLSPYPNPNMPSEPQPPAQ, from the exons ATGTCTAATAGTTTGGACAGTTTTCTAACACGTATTGGGGACGTCACTATAGAGCGTGTGACTCCTCGCTCGGGCAATAAGCCTAACGAAACATTAATTTCTCATGAAACTTCGACAAATACAAACATGAACAATGTAGAGCCTCAGACAGGAAATGATGAAAGTTCAGAAGAATCTAGCGGTGAAACATCTGATGGGGAACACGACAAGAAAAATGATACCCTACAGTCGGAGGAAATAGAAGAAATACGTTCCGAGGGTTCGGGAGATGATATGGATTTAGATGAAACGATTGATTCGCAAATCGGAGTAAGAATGGAGTCAGAACGGCAGCATCATTCTTCGCCCGAAGAGGATGATGACGAACCAGTTAACATATTGGATACTTTGCCACTGGAAG gaGCTCCAATAGAGGGTCAGGAAGTATCTGAAGCTGATTTACTCGGGAAACCAATTTCCAAGGACACGGATGATGAAGAAAGTATAGAACATGAAAGTGACAAACACGAAGGTCATTCCATGGAGGAGGAAAATACCGAGAATAATAAGAGGCATGCTGATTCAGAGCATTCTGATACCACCAAAAAGAAACAGAGGAAAGACAACGGCAGTGATGGAACCACATCAGAATGTGAAACAAAGGCAGAAAAGAAATTGGCAAATATGAGAAGAAATATTCGAGAAGTTATGGATGAAACCCAACTGGACGAAGCTACCTTATCTGCCCAGCGACAGGAGATGGAACGTCTTCGGAGGGTACAGGAACAACAAAGGATTATTCGGGAAGTTCAACGACAAATAGCAATAAATAGGCAAAACAATAAGACGCAAACAAGAGTAATCAGTCTTTTACAAGGGAAGCAAAATCAAGTGGGCACTACGATTTCACAGTCATCTTCATCATCATTTTCACCTACGCCAGTTCGTTTACCAAATACAGTACTTCTTAAAGTAAATTCCGGGTCTGGGACTGGATCCCAGACTGCTTCTAGTATACAAGCAAGTCAAGCGCAAAGAAGGGCGGTAGATGGATCTCGTTGGCAAAAGGGCAGGGGTGTTTACCAAGGGGCGCAGACATCAATTTCTCGAGTTCCAAATCGCTCCACTGGTCCCAATATGTTACAGCAAAGAATACGAATGATGACACCCTCTGTGAGCATATCACCCGTGGTTCCTAAAAAGGAACCTATGGATAGATCCGAATATTATTCGGATTCGGAAATCTCAGACATAGAAGCCGAGGAGGCGTTCCGCGAACAACAGATACTTTCTGCTAAAAAGATGTCTATCGGGCCAAAGTCTCAGAAACCAACTAAGGGCAAAGATGTGGTTACGATATCTAGTTCTAGCGAAAGTTCTGATGATGATTGTATAGTTTTAAGTGATCCGAGCGGAGAGGAAGAAACAGACAACGAAGACGATCCATCCAATTCTGGCATGCACACCAATGATAGATATAACATTCCAGACGAACATGGTAGAGTGTTAATTAACGTGGGTCATCCTGAAACTGAACCTGATGTATATTTAGCTCCGCAGGTAGCTCGTATTATTAAACCTCATCAAATCGGTGGCATTCGTTTCCTTTATGACAACATCGTTGAAAGTATCGAAAGGTACAAGACTAGTTCTGGTTTCGGTTGTATTCTTGCTCATAGCATGGGTCTAGGGAAAACTCTTCAAGTTGCCAGTTTTTGTGATATTTTTTTTCGATGCACCACAGCTAAAACAGTCCTTTGTATTATGCCAATTAATACATTACAAAATTGGCTAGCAGAGTTTAATATGTGGTTACCCTACGAAGACCCTAATGCTCCAGAAAAGCATCACAAAGGCACAAATATCAAATCAGAACCAGGGTCGGAATTTAAACAAGAAGTTAAGGACGAATGCGGAAATCAGAGTGATATATCAAATATGTCGAGGCCTATTAGTACAGAATCAGCTCATCACTTTGGACAAGAAAATACTTCCCAAACTATGAATATTATGTCCGAAAATCCATATGCTCATCAAGGATATGAAACTCACAACATGATGTCTGGATATGCACAAGATaatatgttaaataaaaatatgccgGATACCCCGATACACGtgagcgaaaattatcagaatgataTTCCACAGAATGCTTTGTATAATACAAACCCTAATCCAATATCTAATTTTGATTCGATGAAATCGGAAGTAAATTGCCATGGTATGCAACAGAGATCGAACATGCCAGATACAAAATTTGGAGTGGAAAATCAGAACTCTGGTAACATGTATCCTGGTTTGGAGAATCGGCCACAAGCTCCTATGTATTCAAGCATGGAACCCCGAAATCCTAGCACTTTATATTCTGCTGGAGAAAATCATCACCCTGGatcaatttattcaaattatgATAATTCTACCAACACTTTCCCTAATTATACGAATCGGCCGTCGCAAGAATCAGATCAAGAGTCAAGAAATGAATGTTTCAAAAGTAATTTGTCTTCTGTAAATACCGAAATTAATGTAAAGAAAGAGCCTGAAGAAACAATTAAGAAGGAAGAAGGTACTTGTACGACAAAGGAGGAAATAACGAACGAAGAGAAAAAAGACGTCGAGAAAATTAAAACTCCGTATAGCGTAGATTCTCCAATTGGCGTGGAAACAAGATCGCGACATTTTCGATTGCACATCTTGAATGATTCTCATAAAACTATGACAGCCAGAGCTAGGATAATTCAAGATTGGCAAGTAGGCGGTGGTGTTTTATTAATTGGGTATGAATTGTATAGACAGCTGTCTTTGAAAAAACCGAACAAAGCTAAAAGGAAACGTGGACAGCCTTTCAAAGATACCGTTGATGTCGAGGAAGAGGACAAAAACAAAGGATTATTAGACGAGATGCATGTAGCTTTAGTTAATCCAGGACCTGATTTAGTTATATGCGACGAAggtcatcgaataaaaaattcacatGCTAGCATTAGCATGGCATTGAAGCAAATGCGCACAAAGCGTAGGATCGTATTGACTGGCTATCCACTGCAAAATAATCTTTTAGAATATTGGTGTATGGTCGACTTTGTCAGGCCCAACTACCTAGGAACTAAAAGTGAGTTCTGTAACATGTTTGAAAGGCCAATTCAGAATGGACAGTGTATTGACTCAACGCCGCAGGACATACGATTAATGAGGTATCGTGCACACGTGTTGCATGCTTTACTAGAAGGTTTTGTACAAAGAAGATCTCATTCTGTATTACAAGTCTCTTTACCACGTAAAGAAGAATACATCCTTCTCGTCAGGATGACGCCGCATCAACGCAAGTTGTACGATACATTTATGAATCAAGTAGTTAAAACGCGCGCTGTTCCTAATCCATTGAAGGCTTTCGCTGTGTGCTGCAAAATCTGGAATCATCCTgatattttatatcattttctACGGAAACGTCAAGCTAATGAAGAAGATGATTTAGATTTAGAAGAAACTATTGGCGAAAAGCCTGCCGCCGGAGGGAAACGTTCGAAAGCTCGTCAGCCAAAAGGAGAGACTAAAAAGGGGAAGAAAACGAACAcgactataaaaaataaacctgCAGCCAGTGTGCAACCTAATGCTTCTTCATCGTCCAATACTGATAACGTAGAGTCTGACAGCTCGCATACTACATCAAAGCAGAACAATTATTCTAATTACTCTATGCCCGTGAGTAATTCGGGTTATTCGAATTCTGTGCCGCAAAATTCTTATTCTCATGGTTATCAGAATTACAGACCAAACGATCAAACTACGTATTATAGAAATGACAATAATCATGGAGAATATAATGAATTTTACAATAACCAAGGGCCGCAAAGATATGGAAATCAATCGTTCCAAACGTATGCACAGAATCCAGGATACAGTACTTCGCAGAACTATCCCAATCAGTCACAGAATTATATGCCGAATAATGAACAACCTGCGAACAATCATTCGCAACGGTACCCAGCTGCTTCTTCTAATTCGGAATTTCGTTCAGACCAAAATCAAGGGAGCAATTACGAAGTACCTGGAATGTTTTCACGTCAGCCTTATCCGTACCAAGATCATGGACGTAATTATGCATCAAACTTAAATCAAGGATCTAATAACTACCCTCAAGTTCCAAACCAGTCATCTTTTCAATCACAAATGCCAAATCAATCTACGAACATACCAATGCCAGATTACTCTCCGTATACACCTAATCAACCTCAAAATTATAATTCTGCGCCAGCTCAGACAAATTCAATGTATTCACGAAACGAAAGCCAACCGATACAAAATTCTACATTGGGATACGGTACTAATCAGCAGAGTCAGAATCCGGCCCCTCAGACTCCAGCTGCTGGATACATTCCGAATCAGCAAGGGCAGAGCACAGCGCCTGGCCAAAACCGTGGGTTTTCACCTAATCAACAAAATCAAAGCCTTACATTGCAAAACTCTTCTCACTCTTACACTGGCCCACAGTCACAAAATATGCCACTATCTAATCAGCCCCATAACTATCCTACTCAAGTGAATACTAATTCTTCGTCACAAACGTCTCTAACTTTTAATCAGCAGTCTCCAAATCCAATGTCACAAGGCCAGCCTCACACATATATGACAAATCCATCGAGTCAACCTTCAGTTCCACAGAATCAAATGCGTGGATACCCTACATCGGCTCAAAACCAAATTAATGTGCCACAAAGCTCATCTTCATATCCCACAGGACAATCAGCTCCAAATGCTCCTACTCAAACACACGGATACCCTCAAGATCAACAGGGGCCAGTTTCAAATGCACAGAATGCTATGCACGGATATTCGCATCTCGTACCTTCATCAGCACCACAAAATCAGTCATCGTATCCACCTACAGCACAAAACCAAACGGGAGCTCCTTCAGGTCCAAATCATGCGTACAGTTCTAATCACCAGGGCTCTGCACCAATGCCACAGACTCCGACTCACAGATACGGCACTTCCCAGCAGGGACAAGTGGCACAATCTCAGAGCCAGTCTCTTACGTACTCTCAAAATCAACAAACGCCAGCCTCGTCATTGAATCAAAACGATCAACTTTATCCTAGACCAGACAGTCAACAAGCTCAAAACTATACACCGACATCTAATACGCCTCATGAATTCTCAACTGACCGGCAAAGTGGAAGTTCATCTAGTAATTCGACAAATACCTATTCGGTAAGCCAAACACAATCGCAGAACACTGTCCTGTCAAGTTACTCGTCGGACGGCACTCACCAGAATCAAGTGGGTCAGATGAAGGGACCAGAAGATCCTTATTGGCAAAGAAATTATTCCCAGCCATTTCGATCCGATCAGTGCAACGATCCTTATTACAGGGACGTGAATCCGAACGTGAACCGCTACCAAAATAATTACTTTTCATCgcaaaattatcaaaatcaatctTACGATTACGCTAATAATCATAATTCAGATGTGAACTCCCGCTCGGATGATTCAAAGTCTCAGCAGTCTACCGCGCATGTTCAAACCTCAGGACCTTGTGAtaagaataataaagaaatgacATCGAGTGTTGGTGTACAAAGTCAACCAATACATCAAAGTAATGTATCTACAAGTTCAAGCTATAGTTCTGAATCAAGTTGCCAGACTCCAATATCGAGATCCATGCAAAGCCTCAGTACATCGCACAGTCCGCGACTAAGTCAGAGTGATTCGATAAAGGAGGATGAAAGGGAAAAAGAAGATTTATTAGACAAAGATAAAGAAGACAAGTCGGATGATGAAATTCTTACAAAAGATGAAGAGAAGGATTGCAAAAGTTTttcaggaggaaaagaagatccTGGAATTCCATACGACTGG GCAACAGAATTGATGAAGGGCTATGTACCAGGATTAATTGACGCATCCGCGAAAATGACCATTTTCTTCTGTATTTTGGAAGAGGCAATCAAGCTTGGTGATCGTGTTCTGGCATTCTCCCAGTCACTGTTTACGTTGAATCTCATCGAAGATTTTTTAGCTAGAAATAGTTTAAAACATCCAGACGGACAAACGGATGCTtggattaaaaatgtaaattattataGGCTAGACGGGAGCACTAGCGCTTTAGAAAGAGAGAAGCTTATCAATGAATTCAATAACAATCCAAAAATTCATCTTTTTCTCGTTTCAACGCGAGCTGGCTCGCTGGGCATTAATCTTGTTGGCGCGAATCGTGCCATTGTGTTTGACGCTTCCTGGAACCCTTGCCATGATACGCAAGCTGTTTGTAGAGTTTACAGATACGGTCAACAGAAACCTTGTTTTGTTTACCGTTTGGTTACAGACAACTGTCTGGAAAGAAAGATATATGACCGACAAATTAGTAAGCAAGGGATGGCTGATCGCGTCGTGGATCAGTGTAATCCAGATGCTCATCTTTCGTTAAAAGAAGCAACCACGTTATCTTGGGATTGGGAAGAGGATAGTCAAGTACAGGATTTCTCACAAACTAAGGACACTTATACCGACGAAGTCATGCACCGTGTATTAGAACGGCACTCCTCGTTGCTCACGAAGCAGCCATTCCACCACGAAAGCCTGCTCGTCGATCGGAAAGACAAGAAACTTAGTCAGGCCGAGAAGCGATTAGCTCGTCGTGGATACGAACTTGAAAAGATGGCTGCCAATTGTTCCCGACCTAGTTATAATTACGTGCCCGGAAATACTGCCACACGCG CAGGTGGATTACAAATTAGAGCAATTCGAGGTGGTGATAGTAGTACCACATCTAAACCTGTCGCTTCGGTTAGACCGATGCAACAACGTGGTGCTGAGGGATTAGGTTCGCGCGGCGTTACTGGAAGTCGGTGGATACCAGTGGAAGTATGGCAGCGACAAGGAATGAGTGCACAAGAGATGACATTACCTTTGGACGTTGTCATCCCTACCAATTCGCCTGATAAGGGAAGCATCGTGCTAAAAGCTGGACAACGAGTGATGGTACTGAAGAGTCCGAAAGGCATTTATATGCAACTAGAGTCTGGAAAGATTATAGCAATTCGAACGGCCCTCAAACTAAACCAACAGAAACGAGAGGAAGAACCTAAGAAAG GTGTAGCTTCAATGACACAGAGAAGTTCTAAACCAGAAGTCGGATTCCCATTAAGAAACAATTCGGCCATTTCCATAATACCGAAATCGTCTTCGAGTAATCAGACAAGTGCTCGTCCAATTACTAAGCCTGGAACCGGTCCTAATTACAGGCCATTTGCTGATAAAGAAATTTCGAAAAGACCAAAACCTGTTGCTACCGCGACTGCTAAACCTTATATGAGTCAAGTTACCTTAACCAATCAAGTTTCGCTCTCAAGGTTACCAAAAGTAAAGCAGGAGCCAGTAGATCATTCAGCGCTTGGAGATAATTCGAACTCTTCGGATGGTCAGGTTAGGACGGAGCAGAGGGTCGAAGAAGTCAGATTAGAAGATGTAGTCGCCGAA TCGTCCGAAGAGAATAACCAAATGTACACTTCGGATAATGTGACTGTACAAGGTGTTCAAACGCAACACGATCAAACGGAAACGGACTTGATATCGAACATTAATAAACAATGTTCTCCTTCGATGGAAAATCAGCTTACAAAAACGAATGACACGCTTACAAATTATGGGCATGCTTTTCAAACTCGGCAAGAAAAGAGAGACGCGTCTAATGATGAAATTATAATTGAAGATGCACCGCAAGTAACGCCTCAAATACAACCACAAATACCATCCCAGATACAGTCGCAAATGCCACCACAAGTATCACAAGTACCGCAACAAATGTCATCTCAAGTACCAATTCAAGTGCCACCACAAGTCCAACCACAGGTACAGCTGCAAGTACAGCCGCAAGTGCAGCCACAGGTACAACCGCAAGGGCCACCACAGGTACCTCCACAAATACCACCACAATTGTCATCGCATGTCGGAACACAATCAACACCCGCTCCATTGCAACCCCTCGTAACGCAACAGCCTACGCCGTCGACTATGCAGGTGCCGCCAACGCCTACGTTACGAAGCACTGAAATTCCTAAAAGTGCGACAGAGTCTACCATTGCCTTGTCTACTGCGTCTGTATGCACTGGAACCAGCACCATGACATCTCCAAAAACGACAGAATCAAGTATACGCGAAATATCTGTACAGGGCGAACCAAACGTTCCACAAGGTTACCCGTATGCCCAATATCCTCGGTACTACGATTACACCGATCCTCGATCGCGATCGTTATCCACTCCGTACGGCACATACTTCCCTGGTGTTCCACCCCACGCGACAAACCCCAGATTGCCAATAGACACCGCCAAGTCACAGCCAGACTTAGGGAAGCCTATGGAGGAAAGGGCAATGGTGAATGTGTCTGCTGCATACTCACAAGTACCTAACACTACTGCCAAAACATTAGCGAATACAACAGAAGCTAAAGGCGCGGAAACAGTGGTAACTACGACGGTTGCTGCTACTCCTAGTAGGGACGATGCGCATATACCTACTGCATTTAGTCATCCCACGAGTAGTCGTTATCCTGGACCTTATCCACCGGGACCGTACGATCCGTATTCGCAGCACTACCCTCCGGCGCCTGGTTCTTCTGCGGCATATCCACCAAGTG GTGCACCTGGATATCCAGCATATGGCGGGCCAACTTATAATACGGATTACGCTCGTATGTACACGGCATTTCACGGTCCTCCTCCCCCAGCGGACCCTTATATACATAGAGGTTACGCGCCACCTTCTACGCATCCGCCTAATTATTATCCTCCCTTTCCACATCCTCCACCACCTTACccgaattattcatttttatcgCCATATCCTAATCCCAACATGCCTAGCGAGCCGCAGCCACCTGCTCAGTAG